The Panthera uncia isolate 11264 chromosome B3 unlocalized genomic scaffold, Puncia_PCG_1.0 HiC_scaffold_1, whole genome shotgun sequence genome segment CATGCTCCGGTCTCCCTTGTTTTGAAAAACTGTCTTTGCTCCTGGGACACCTCCAAATTACCATACCAgttcttgttttcctttcactgataaacttccctttctcttcttcagctCCTTGAAACCTGTCTTCAGTCAGCTGTAAAATGATTTTTGccagtctttgttttcttcaattaCTCTTTATTCTCCTGGACTTCTCTGCGTCTTTGATACTACTGACCACCTTTTCCTTCTTGAAATGGTTCcttatttccccctttcccttcctttccttttcctcccccccccccccccccccgcctcccttcCTTATTTTGGCTTGCCTGACACTGAACTAACCTGATTTTTTTCACCTCTGATCCCTTCCTCAATTGCTTTAGATGactcctcttccagcttctgcctTTAGAGAGCAAGTTACCCACGAGTCAGTCTCCTTTGGGGGTTGAACCATCTCTTCAGGCTTGCCCCTGTGCTGCTGATTTTTCTCTGTGATCTGAGCCTCTTACAAGATAGACCGGCTTATGTACCTAATTGCCCTCTAAATGTTTCCACTGGGATATATGGCTCTCACCCCAAgttcaatatttcatttttaaaacatctcatCTTCCCCTTGCTCCCTGAAATCATCTCCTTCCTATTTCTGTTTCTCCGCTCAGTCACCCAACTGTTCTTCCTGCCTGATCACCCAAACATAAAAACTTTGAAGCacttatgactttttttttttttcagacctaGGTTTTAGTCCTGGTTCTCTGGCCGTCAGGTAACACACActaaataaggataataataaaaactcaggGTTGTTGTAACGAACATATAAAGTGCATACTACTTAGAATAtcaaaaatgttcaaaatctTTTTGATAATATCTCTTTTGGGATTCCCTCCACCCCTCAACCCCTATTAATTACCTTACCAGCCAAAGACTTTTTCTTACATCTAAGTTATGAACAGATTCCAAACCAACTTTCTGGATTCTAGTCCCTCGCTCTTCCAATCCAGCATGCATATTTTTACTGGATTAATCTTATTTCAACATTGTTTTCATGATATTACTACCATGCacggacttaaaaaaatttttctttaatggttatttatttttgagagacggagcctgagtgggggaggggcagagagagtgggaggcacagaatccaaagcaggcttcaggctctgagctgtcagcaccgagccccacgtggagctctaacccacaacccatgagatcatgacctaagccaaagttagatgctcaactgagtgagccacccaggtgcccccaccatgCACTGACTTTTTAATGGCTTGCTGTTTTCTGTCTCAGAGTCTAAACTTCTGTCCTACCTCATCTGGCCTCACTATATGCCCACTCTTCCCCAAAGCATCTCCTTagcatttcctcctttcttctctgtgacTGGTGAGCATATCAAGCTCATGTCTGCCTCGTGATTTCATGATTTCACACACTACTCCTCTCAGTAGGCCTGACTCCATCTACTCCTCCAGATCCAGttagatttcttttcttcataaaatgttCCATGACGTCAGTGATGACCTTCTTTTGGAGGTTATCATAGTCCTCGTAGTGGATTTGTACTTCACAATTTAGATGTTAGAGTGATAGTTTTTctcccttctgattttttttcatgaatcatttctttaaatacttgtatacaaatattgataatagccaaaagatggaaacatcCCAATGTCTTTTAAATGACAAAGGAaagatatttaggttgtttccatcttttggctatttttatttgtatacaaatatttatgtggaCATTTGTTTTCAACTCTCTTGGTGTATACCTAAGAGTACAATTGCTGGGGTATATGATACTCTGTATTTAATGTTCTGAggaactgccacactgttttTCCAAACAGCTAGCTATTTTGAATTCCCACCAGTAGAGGGCTGCAATTTCTCCAAATCctagccaacacttgttattgtctcttttttattatatcattCTAGTGGGTATGAGGTGTtgcctcattgtggttttgatttggactCCCTTGGTGCCTAATGTTGAGCATCAATTTATGTGCtcattgaccatttgtatatcctctttggagaactgtctattcagatttgctcattttaatcaagttatttgtcttgttgttgatttataacagctctttatatattctagatataagtcCCTTAAAAGATCTatgatttacaaaattttttcccattttgtgggttcttttctcacatttttgaTGCTATCTTTTGAAACttaggtatatttttattttgataagatccagtttagttttttcttttgttgcattTGCTTTGATGTCTTATCTAAGAagccattgcctaatccaaggttaCAACAGTTTATTCCTATGtcttcttctaagaattttatagtttagaTCTTAACTTTAGGTCtatgatcaattttgagttaatttttatatacagtgTAAGGTAGGGACCTAATTTATTCTTTTGGCATGTGGATATCTTTTATGATGTTTTAAATAGAAGCCTCCTACATTAGATAGATGTTCCTTTAAGACCTTGTGACAGGTGTTATATGTCTACATGTCTGTCTCAGTGCCATTCACTGTACTAAGTACACAATTAGCTACTTTGTGTGAGCCTATGTATGAACTCTTCATATTTTTGTCAAGGACAGAATATTTCCCAAGATGTCAtgatgttcaaaaaaatttttctagtaTCACCCAGCTTGGTTTCCTACAAAAAACTGTCTGTACTCCAGAGCAGTAAATACAAGTAAGCACATTTGTTTCCCCTTGAAGTAGAGATTTCATTGCCTATCTCAGAGCCCTCCTTTAGGTCTGTGTGGAAACATCCTCACCCCTAGAAAATCTTCCTCCATTCTAGATTTGCCAGTCCTTTTCTTGTTGTTTGCCATGACCGCCACTtctacatattgaaaaaaaaaaatggcctttgCAACCTTCCTTCCCATTCTTAGCTCACACTCCATGCCCCTTGATTTCTACTTTCTTAGTAGCTTTACCAGTATGTTCCATTTTTGGCAATCCCTGGGACAAAGAATTCTGCTCACCTGGTATTTGACAAGAATAATTCATTACATTTCATCTTGCTGGCCTCATATGGcattttaaagtgcatttttaGCCACCCTTACACATTCATACTCACACAAACCTTCTCTTAGTTTTTCCTATCACCCAACCTCTCATTCTTTCAAGCCCAGTAGATATATTTTGTGTTAACCTTTTAGAAATATAAAGCACAGTTTAAGTAGGTTCAGAGAAAAAGCTGAAGTCAGCCTGTGGATTACCAAGTCTGAGGGCTGCATTTGACGGCAGATCTGTGAGGTATCATTTGGTCTAAATCTAAGACCAGTGCTTGGTACCTTATTTGGATATTGCTGCTTTCAGTGCTTGGGCTGTTCTTCCAAACACTGGAGTTCTCGGCTACTTTTCAGCATGATGTAAGTACCACAAGTATTGCATTGTCTTAGGGCTTCTAGTGGGGGATTTCAGATAAGATTCCACACATGAATACAGTGGAAAACATTAGGTAGAAGTAAACATTGAAGAAATGCACTTGAAAGTCTCACTTgatacactggaaaaaaaattcccagtttCAGCAATTGGAGTCTGACTCTTTCATCTTCAAAACATGCGCCAGCTTGAAATACTCAAAAAGAAGGCCGGAAGAGACCAGCTGCACCCATCCTAATCTAATTATTCCTCCAATGGTACTTAACACGGGGTCACTGCCTTCCTGTGCTCTATACTGCTCAAATATACACTACTGGTTTTCTGAAGAAAACGTCTAAAAGAAAAGTCTCTTGTCACGCTATAATTAAGTAATTTCACATGTTAAGAAATGGAGTTGTTATTTACAGCATTAACCATCCTCCTCTGTCACTAAATGTAGGGAACGTTCACAGAAGCGTGCAGTAGTCAGAGCAATAGACACTGTGGTGGGAGGTTGTTCAGAAAGTAACTCACTGGAGAGTGAGAAAAGAACGAGAATGTGGAAACTGAGTGTTAAACGGGTTTCTGAGACATGACAGCTTCGACCAATCTGTCTGAAGGAAAGGGAACATTCAGAAAGGACATGGATATTTTTGGTTCTGTAAAGGCGTATTTGAGAAGCAGTAGTTATTTGGAACTTACTGGAACACTTACAAAAGTCCTTAAGGTACAATTCTTAGTCTCATTCCTGGCTCCATTATAAATCTCTATCCTTCCATTTTccacctgctccctccctctccctcattttGTGCCATTCATAATGCATGCTATCTCATAGTTCTTGCATCCTTATacctttccccaaatatttttaagataaggtgtggaaataaacaaacacctaaaatgtaaaagccaggatttctctgataatgagaTTTCTCCACCGCCTACACTTCCTTTGATGTTTGTATTGATTTGATGCCAGcatgttttccatttccttcgTTTTCAAGCTAAATTTGTGGGCAATGCAAAGAATTTGAAGTCCCTGCTCTCAAAGAACTCATGTTTTATTTGGggacattaaaaaacacaaaaggaaacccCTGACAATCCTGCTGTGAGTCCAGTACCTATTCCATCATTGTGAATGTAATGGCATGCACAGAGAAATTGAGATGCTGGATGAAATTTAAGGTAGTGATAGAAAAGTTCTGAATGCAAAGCTTTGGGGTCTTAGAAAATGACgaagaaaaaaatctcccctGATCTCAACACCCAGACAGCTTCTTAACATCCtggtgtatttccttccagtcttttttctctgaatatttgagaatattgaTAAGCGTGTGATGTTACAGCCACATGTACAGGTTTTTTTCACCCTAACAAGTAGTTCCCTATTTTATGAACGTTTTCCTGTATGTTTTCAACACCATAATTTACCCAAGTATTCCCTCCTCTCTGGACATTCATATTGCTTTCCAAGAGAATTGTCTGGAACCTCCCTCCATGAGTAGAAATAATTGGGAGAGTGGAGAGACTACCGACTTGAGGCATCAATTTCTCCATGATGACTAGCTGAAAATACTGTAGTGGTTTTCCCTATTTTTTATGCCAAACCTCTGGCATCTGAATTTCGTTGCTTTCCTTTCTCGCTTTCACGGGTCCCACCCTTTTCTTGAAGCCTCTAACCTCGTTTCCCAATTGCGTTGATGAACAAAAGGGTTATTTGCCTAGTAGTTTCCTCTTCAAAGTAATTAAAAACTGGGGTCTTTTATGGGCCCTGAGATACCTCAGCTGTGTCTTCCTGACCTGAATTTTTCAAGGCACTCGTTTGCCAACAAGGCAGGTTCCTGAATGGATGTTTCTGAATTGAATGCAACAGTAAATTGGGGAACTGGAAGTAGAGTAGGACGCAGGAGGGGACCTTTTTCTATCACTAGTCAGTCTCAACAGGTAAAGTTCTCCAGTTCTTCCCTGAACCTGCTGGCACCGTTCAGCCATTAAAATTCTTTCAAGGTGTGGCCGAGGGTGGGGTAGAAGATGTTTAGCCATCTAAAAGACTTAGACTGTTACTTCTAAGCTGCGtataaagatacagaaatacaaaaagctGGAGCAGCTGGGGAAAGTTTCTGAAAGTACtgcatcccccccgccccccgccccccaatgaCCATCGTAAGGGTATTTGACTCGCTTCTGGCTGGAGCTTGCGAACGGGTTAACAGCGCAAACTCTTGGGAGTCCAGTAGGAGTTGCTGATTGTGCCGGACATTGCTTGCAAAGCAGTTTTTGTGGTTCGCCTCCCTCCGggttttctcattcttttgtgGGATGTTCATGCAGCTAGCTTGGCCATTTACTTCCTAAAGTTTTCACTTCCCAAacccctctctccagctcccgGAGGGTGGCACCTCTTCCCGCCCCGAGACTTCGGGACTGGCTCCAggcgtggggagggggcgggggactTTGTTCCCTCCACACGACCTTGCCCTGGGAATTTCCTGTGGCCGTTTCTCACGGACAAGCCTACTTCTTCCGCTGGACGCGCAGACACCCACCGCCACGGGCCCCGGCCAAGCCCGAGGCCCGAGCGCGGAACGCAGCGCCCTGCCGCCCACCGCGCCCCCGCGGGAGGCCGCCCGCGCTCCCCTCGCTCCCCCTCCTCAGGTCCCGCCGCCGAGAGCCCGGATGTTGGATTCAATCCCTACTCCCGGTCCTTCATTTCCATAAAAGGGCAGCGGCACGGCGGGGCTGAGATTGCTGCGCCGCGGgcgccccccgcctcccccgctcGGCTCCCCCCACCACCGCGCGCGCCGCCCCGCCCTCACCCCGCCCCAGCCCGGGAGTCCGCGCGGCCCCTAGCCCGCGGCGCGGCCGCgggggacagtgggggagggggcgaggcGGTCCGGCCCGCTCGCGACTGCTCGTCCGggcggaggaggagggagcaggcgCGCCCAGCCCGAGCCGTCCGActgagggggcggggagagaggggtggagcGCTGGGAGGGAGGCTAGGGGCCGCGACGACGGGACTCCATTAGTCGCTCCAGCCGGGAGGCAGCGCTTCGCCGGCTGAGGAGGGGGTCCGGGCGCCGCCGCCCCCTCGAGCCGCCGCCCCCCGCGCCTGTTGCCGCGCGAGCCCCGGGCCGGGAGCGCGAGGAGCGCGCGGTGAGAGGGGCCGGGACCCCGGCGGGGACCCGAGGGGGAGAGCGGGCGGGGAGGAGGGACGTGGGGCCGGCGGGCGGCGTCGCCCCGCGCCGCGGCGCGGCCGGCAGTACGGCAGGTGAAGCCCGCCGCGGTCCGCTAGGCGAGGGCCGCTAGGCTGGGGCCgcgcggggcgggcgggcggcgccgNNNNNNNNNNNNNNNNNNNNNNNNNNNNNNNNNNNNNNNNNNNNNNNNNNNNNNNNNNNNNNNNNNNNNNNNNNNNNNNNNNNNNNNNNNNNNNNNNNNNNNNNNNNNNNNNNNNNNNNNNNNNNNNNNNNNNNNNNNNNNNNNNNNNNNNNNNNNNNNNNNNNNNNNNNNNNNNNNNNNNNNNNNNNNNNNNNNNNNNNNNNNNNNNNNNNNNNNNNNNNNNNNNNNNNNNNNNNNNNNNNNNNNNNNNNNNNNNNNNNNNNNNNNNNNNNNNNNNNNNNNNNNNNNNNNNNNNNNNNNNNNNNNNNNNNNNNNNNNNNNNNNNNNNNNNNNNNNNNNNNNNNNNNNNNNNNNNNNNNNNNNNNNNNNNNNNNNNNNNNNNNNNNNNNNNNNNNNNNNNCGGGCGGGAGCGCGGGCGGCCGCCGGGAAGGGCGCGGGGCGCACTATCCCGCCCGCGCTCCCGCCCCGCCGCCGCGCTCCCGAGGCCGTGCGGAAACCCTCGGGGCCTCCGCCTTCTCCCGCTCCGCGGCGGACCCTGCGAATTCGGTGGGACTTGCCTTCCTTTGGGGGAGTGACGCTTACGAGAGCCATTTCCTCCGTGCTCGCAGGAAGGAGCCATGGCTCTGGACGGGATAAGGATGCCAGATGGCTGCTACGCCGATGGGACGTGGGAACTGAGCGTCCATGTGACGGACCTGAACCGCGATGTCACCCTAAGAGTGACCGGGGAAGTGCACATTGGAGGGGTGATGCTCAAGTTGGTGGAAAAACTCGGTGAGTAGCATCCCAGTCGCGTCAGGATAACGACCTCCAGACTGAGgctgcggggagggggaggcggctgggggaggggtggatttTGGAAATCCTGCTTGGAATCCCGCAAATACTTTGCAAAACTCAAAGGTCTTTCAGTGTTTAAGGAAACAGACTTTTTCACCTTTGTATCTTGTTTTACGTCGTTACTGTTTGAAAATTTCATAATGTAGTGATTCCAGCCTTCCAATTAATAAACTTAATTGCGTAAACAGTTAAAATTGCGAAAACACTATTTCTTTGCATTCAGCGACTTCACgttgaaagaaatgagagaactgCGCAAGTTTATGTTGAAAGGGG includes the following:
- the LOC125910308 gene encoding translation initiation factor IF-2-like; this encodes MTASTNLSEGKGTFRKDMDIFGSVKAYLRSSSYLELTGTLTKVLKELLIVPDIACKAVFVVRLPPGFLILLWDVHAASLAIYFLKFSLPKPLSPAPGGWHLFPPRDFGTGSRRGEGAGDFVPSTRPCPGNFLWPFLTDKPTSSAGRADTHRHGPRPSPRPERGTQRPAAHRAPAGGRPRSPRSPSSGPAAESPDVGFNPYSRSFISIKGQRHGGAEIAAPRAPPASPARLPPPPRAPPRPHPAPARESARPLARGAAAGDSGGGGEAVRPARDCSSGRRRREQARPARAVRLRGRGERGGALGGRLGAATTGLH